The genomic region TAGCAGGGTAAATGCATCTTAAACCCTATTGAGAACTAGGTTCTAGCAGCAACCGATTCCAGAGCGGGTAACGCTGCAAATACGGCATCAGGGTTCCATTCAGTTCCATCATCATGTCTCTGGTCTGCTTCTGATCTAACTGTATTCAGGATCACCAAAAAGTATTTTATTTGGGCCCTATCCTGATCGTGTGCGATTCTGCCCAAAGACACCTCCAAGGGGATTGCGTTAGACTAACGAATGTTGAACAAACGTATCGGATTGTTCCTATGGTGCTCTTTGGATTTGGCAAGAAGCTCTCCCTACCCACCGAACGTGAGGCTTTGCCGGGGCGGGCTGAGCCTATGCCAATTGTTAATCGGCACTTTGTAAACGGCAATCCGTTGCAACCGCCCTTTCCAGAGGGGATGGAGCTGGCCTTGTTTGGTATGGGCTGCTTCTGGGGGGCAGAGCGCAAGTTTTGGCAAGTGCCTGGAGTGTTTAGCACCTCTGTGGGTTATGCTGGTGGGTTTACTCCCAACCCCACCTATCAAGAAGTGTGCAGCGGTCTCACAGGACACAACGAGGTGGTGCGGGTGGTTTATGACCCGGCTCAGGTCAGCTATAGGCAGTTGCTGAAAGTGTTCTGGGAAAATCACGATCCCACTCAAGGGATGCGCCAAGGCAATGATGTCGGCACTCAGTACCGCTCTGGCATCTATGTTTACTCTAAGGCTCAGCGAGAATGGGCGGAAAAAACTCGGGACATCTATCAAGAGGCGCTGCAAGCACGGGGTTACGGGAAGATCACCACAGAAATTCTGGATGCACCTGAGTTCTACTACGCCGAAGATTATCATCAGCAGTATTTGGCCAAAAATCCTGGTGGTTACTGCGGCTTGGGTGGTACCAAGGTCTGTTTGCCCGAGGTTCTGACGGAGTCGGTTTAAGCTCCCACAGGGATCCGTACTCGATTCGATCAGCGCAGTAGGTGAGGTTCCAGCAGAATATTGGCAAAGCACTGTACCTGAACGGGAGCCGTAAGTCAGTTCTTTAAGACTCGGGGAGTGGAGTCAGGGCTAGGGAAGCATTGAGGATTCCGGGTTCACCTGCAGGTTGCAGTTGGAAGCCGATTCGTTTACACAGACGGCACATGGCTTCGTTCTCCGACAACATCTCCCCTGTCAAGCGGTTGAGTCCTTCCCAGCGAGCTACTTCTGTCAGATGGGTCAGCAAGGCGGTGCCAATCCCCTGCCGCTGATAGGGATCCGGCACCAGCATGGCAAACTCTGCCTCAGGGATCCCGTGTTTTTTGGTCAGACGGCAGACCCCTAGAATGGCAGGCTCTGGCTCCAGCCGTTCTGCTACGAGGGCAATCTCACGGTCATAGTCGTTGAAACAGATGCGGGTGAGGCGGTCGTGGTCCACGCGGGCACTGTATTTCATGGCGTGGAAATAGCGAAGATAGACGCTCTTGTCGGATACGTGTTTATGAAAGGCAATGATCAGGGGTTCGTCTTCCGGGCGAATCGGGCGAATGGTGATGCCATCCCGGAAGGGCCAGGTGTATTGCATCGGGTAAGGCCGAATCGCTAACGGCACCTGCGGATCCTGCTCGGATCGCAAAATGACGCGGGCATCCAGAGCCAGCAACCCCTCCGGAGAGGCCAGTAGTGGATTGATGTCAATCTCCTTGATGCGAGGTTGTTCGGCCACCAATTGGCTGAAGTGCACCAGAAGTTGTTCTAGGGCCTCCAAATCCACCGCTTTGCGGCCCCGTACCCCTTTAAGAGCCTTGTAGATGAGGGTGTTCTCCATCATGCGGCGGGCCAGAGTGCTGTTGAGGGGGGGCAGGCCAATGGAGCGATCCTGAAACACCTCCACCAGTTGGCCACCGCTGCCAAACACCAACACCGGCCCAAATTGCGGATCCTGACTGCTGCCCAGGATGAGCTCATAGCCATCAGTGCGGATCATCGGCTGCACCGTCACCCCTTGGAAATGCTCCGGCCCAGCTTTTTCGGTGACATTGCTTTGAATCTGTTGGTAGGCTCGGCGCACCGCTTCTGCATCCGGTAGGTTGAGCTGCACCCCGCCCACATCGGTTTTGTGGGTCAGGGTATGGGAATAGAGCTTGAGCACCACCGGATACCCGATGCCTTCGGCGGCTCGTACCGCGCCTTCAGGGCTATCCGCCACCAGGGTGGGCACTACTGGGATCCCGTAGGCGGCGAGGATCCCTTTGGATTCCGCTTCCGTCAGAAGGGTGCGTTGTTCCACCTCCGCTTGCTGCAGGAGCTGCTCCACTTTGTCCCGCTCGATCTGCTCGTGGGTGGCGAGGGTGGGGGTTTCGTAGAGGGCCTTAAGACTGTAGCTAAACCGCCAGAGATGGCTGAAGACACGGGCCGCCTGGTCGGGATAGCGATAGGTGGGGATCCCGGCTTGGTTGAGAATGGCTTCGCCCGGATCCACCTCAGCTCCTCCCATCCAACTGGCCAA from Thermostichus vulcanus str. 'Rupite' harbors:
- the msrA gene encoding peptide-methionine (S)-S-oxide reductase MsrA codes for the protein MVLFGFGKKLSLPTEREALPGRAEPMPIVNRHFVNGNPLQPPFPEGMELALFGMGCFWGAERKFWQVPGVFSTSVGYAGGFTPNPTYQEVCSGLTGHNEVVRVVYDPAQVSYRQLLKVFWENHDPTQGMRQGNDVGTQYRSGIYVYSKAQREWAEKTRDIYQEALQARGYGKITTEILDAPEFYYAEDYHQQYLAKNPGGYCGLGGTKVCLPEVLTESV
- a CDS encoding bifunctional acetate--CoA ligase family protein/GNAT family N-acetyltransferase, with amino-acid sequence MLYCPDPVTDVWKTGSHPLDPIFSPRSVAVIGATEREGSVGRTVLWNLISHPFGGTVYPINPKRHNVLGIRAYDRIQSLPEPVDLAIIAIPAAGVPAVVQECVEVGVKGAIILSAGFKETGAAGIQLEHQIQQIAQGKLRLIGPNCLGIQNPHIGFNATFASQMARPGNVGFISQSGALCTSILDWSLQENVGFSAFISLGSMLDVGWGDLIDYLGDDPHTHSIVLYMESIGDARSFLSAAREVALSKPIIVIKAGRTQAAAQAAASHTGSLTGSDDVLDAAFRRCGVLRVDHIEDLFDMAEVLAKQPRPKGPYLTIITNAGGPGVLATDALIRAGGSLTELSPTTVEALNPFLPPHWSHGNPIDILGDAEPERFAQALQVVLRDPDSHGCLLILTPQAMTDPTRTATQVVETWRNSGSRQPILASWMGGAEVDPGEAILNQAGIPTYRYPDQAARVFSHLWRFSYSLKALYETPTLATHEQIERDKVEQLLQQAEVEQRTLLTEAESKGILAAYGIPVVPTLVADSPEGAVRAAEGIGYPVVLKLYSHTLTHKTDVGGVQLNLPDAEAVRRAYQQIQSNVTEKAGPEHFQGVTVQPMIRTDGYELILGSSQDPQFGPVLVFGSGGQLVEVFQDRSIGLPPLNSTLARRMMENTLIYKALKGVRGRKAVDLEALEQLLVHFSQLVAEQPRIKEIDINPLLASPEGLLALDARVILRSEQDPQVPLAIRPYPMQYTWPFRDGITIRPIRPEDEPLIIAFHKHVSDKSVYLRYFHAMKYSARVDHDRLTRICFNDYDREIALVAERLEPEPAILGVCRLTKKHGIPEAEFAMLVPDPYQRQGIGTALLTHLTEVARWEGLNRLTGEMLSENEAMCRLCKRIGFQLQPAGEPGILNASLALTPLPES